From the Billgrantia sulfidoxydans genome, one window contains:
- a CDS encoding CvpA family protein, whose translation MMLTWIDWGFLAVLAVSTLAGFMRGLVREGLGLAAWIIALLAARLLAEPVADLLSGLIDNPDGRLVLAFVLVILGVVLLCGIVIRMVHAAVEWVGMGFFNRVAGACFGVARGAAILVVATILISLTPLAQLQAWQNAELRPTFEQLRDWAVSQLEAWEGRVPEAPEGWRNLSLPERRDAGTSEPGAQ comes from the coding sequence ATGATGTTGACCTGGATCGACTGGGGCTTTCTCGCCGTTCTGGCCGTCTCGACCCTGGCCGGTTTCATGCGCGGTCTGGTTCGTGAGGGACTGGGCCTGGCGGCGTGGATCATCGCCCTGTTGGCCGCTCGACTGCTGGCCGAGCCGGTGGCCGATCTGCTTTCGGGACTGATCGACAACCCCGACGGCCGGCTGGTGCTGGCCTTCGTGCTGGTGATCCTTGGCGTGGTACTGCTGTGCGGCATCGTCATCCGCATGGTTCATGCCGCCGTGGAGTGGGTCGGCATGGGCTTCTTCAACCGTGTCGCCGGCGCCTGTTTCGGTGTCGCCCGCGGAGCGGCCATACTGGTGGTAGCCACCATCCTGATCAGCCTGACGCCGCTGGCGCAGCTGCAGGCATGGCAGAATGCAGAACTGCGGCCCACCTTCGAGCAATTGCGCGACTGGGCCGTGAGCCAGCTCGAGGCTTGGGAAGGGCGCGTTCCCGAGGCGCCCGAGGGCTGGCGGAATCTCTCGCTGCCCGAGCGCCGCGATGCCGGCACTTCCGAGCCCGGCGCCCAGTAA
- a CDS encoding SPOR domain-containing protein → MKYGMRERISGAIILIALAVIFVPMLFDEPAPRDERPQPMLTIEQPVPVERRNVPDPQPPTSLGQIRTPETNPSLVEPQPPLQDVEPEPDDTARVEAEPAVALQQGETNGAAEQASPPSEAPRQDPIADLARAASERLEGERSTAANPEPERQDSVSASSEGEWAVQVGSFGESGNAERLQTQLQEQGFPVYSRRRENGMTTVYVGPFESSDSGERAMSAIKEQVNLQGLLVRVRD, encoded by the coding sequence ATGAAGTACGGAATGCGCGAACGAATCAGCGGTGCGATCATCCTGATTGCCCTGGCGGTGATTTTCGTGCCGATGCTGTTCGATGAGCCGGCCCCCCGCGACGAGCGTCCCCAGCCGATGCTGACCATCGAGCAGCCGGTCCCGGTGGAGCGGCGCAACGTGCCCGACCCGCAGCCGCCGACGAGCCTGGGGCAGATCCGCACCCCCGAGACGAATCCCTCGCTGGTGGAACCGCAGCCGCCACTGCAAGACGTCGAGCCCGAGCCCGACGATACGGCACGGGTCGAGGCGGAACCGGCCGTGGCCTTGCAGCAGGGCGAGACGAACGGCGCTGCGGAGCAGGCCTCGCCGCCATCCGAGGCGCCTCGGCAGGATCCGATTGCCGACCTGGCCCGGGCTGCCTCCGAACGCCTGGAGGGCGAGCGCTCCACTGCCGCGAATCCCGAACCCGAACGCCAGGACTCCGTGAGCGCCTCGTCGGAGGGCGAGTGGGCCGTGCAGGTGGGCAGCTTTGGCGAGTCGGGCAACGCCGAGCGCCTCCAGACGCAGCTGCAGGAGCAGGGGTTCCCCGTCTACAGCCGGCGGCGCGAGAACGGCATGACCACGGTCTACGTGGGGCCCTTCGAATCCTCGGATTCCGGCGAACGCGCCATGAGTGCCATCAAGGAGCAGGTCAACCTGCAGGGTTTGCTGGTCCGTGTGAGAGACTGA
- the folC gene encoding bifunctional tetrahydrofolate synthase/dihydrofolate synthase, with protein MTSPSPRTLDAWLDYLERIHPVGIDLGLERVAEVARRMGLLEQRLATRVITVAGTNGKGSTVAMIEALARAHGLTTAAYTSPHLLRYNERLRLDGAEADDVTLISGFEAVETARLADDPVSLTYFEAGTLAALWAIARRRPDLAILEVGLGGRLDAVNVIDADVAVITTIALDHAAFLGTDLDAIGREKAGIMRGGHPVVLGSSELPDSVRQCAEACGAPVLALGQEFRWTPGAVGRFGWQGAVGDHASPSVEDLPDPGLPLDNAATALQALVAAGIALDEVSCRLALRDLQVPGRMQWMGQWCLDVGHNPHAAAYLAGRLAERPCRGRTWVLLGMLGDKDADGVVAALAGVADGWVAVTLAGERARTAADLAERIAGQAGHVAYQAPTPEDGAAWLAGRLAPDDRVLVCGSFFTVAAILAWKQAQAA; from the coding sequence ATGACCTCTCCGTCACCCCGTACGCTGGACGCCTGGCTTGATTACCTCGAGCGGATCCACCCGGTGGGCATCGACCTCGGCCTCGAGCGAGTGGCCGAGGTGGCCCGCCGCATGGGACTGCTGGAGCAGCGCCTGGCGACGCGGGTGATCACCGTCGCCGGCACCAACGGCAAGGGGTCGACCGTCGCCATGATCGAGGCACTGGCCAGGGCGCATGGCCTCACCACCGCCGCCTACACCTCGCCGCACCTGCTGCGCTACAACGAAAGGCTGCGGCTCGATGGCGCCGAGGCGGACGATGTCACGCTCATTTCCGGCTTCGAAGCCGTGGAAACGGCGCGCCTGGCCGACGATCCTGTCAGCCTGACCTACTTCGAGGCCGGGACCCTGGCGGCGCTGTGGGCCATTGCCCGCCGCCGCCCCGACCTCGCCATTCTCGAGGTCGGGCTGGGAGGCAGGCTCGATGCGGTCAACGTGATCGATGCCGACGTCGCCGTCATCACCACCATCGCCCTCGACCATGCCGCCTTTCTCGGCACCGACCTCGACGCAATCGGCCGTGAGAAAGCCGGCATCATGCGTGGCGGACATCCCGTCGTCCTAGGCAGCAGCGAGCTCCCCGACAGCGTTCGCCAGTGCGCCGAGGCTTGCGGCGCCCCGGTCCTGGCGCTGGGGCAGGAGTTTCGCTGGACGCCCGGTGCCGTCGGCCGCTTCGGCTGGCAGGGAGCCGTTGGCGATCACGCCTCGCCAAGCGTGGAGGACTTGCCTGACCCGGGGCTGCCGCTGGACAATGCGGCGACGGCGCTGCAGGCCTTGGTCGCGGCCGGCATTGCGCTCGACGAAGTGAGTTGCCGGCTGGCCCTGCGCGACCTGCAGGTGCCCGGCCGCATGCAGTGGATGGGCCAGTGGTGCCTGGACGTGGGCCACAACCCGCACGCTGCCGCCTACCTGGCGGGCCGTCTCGCAGAGCGGCCGTGCCGCGGGCGAACCTGGGTGCTGCTCGGCATGCTGGGTGACAAGGACGCCGATGGCGTCGTCGCCGCGCTCGCCGGCGTGGCGGATGGCTGGGTGGCCGTGACCCTGGCCGGTGAGCGGGCACGCACCGCCGCGGACCTGGCGGAGCGCATCGCGGGGCAAGCGGGACATGTCGCATACCAGGCCCCGACGCCCGAGGATGGTGCGGCATGGCTGGCCGGGCGGCTGGCGCCCGACGATCGCGTGCTGGTGTGCGGCTCCTTCTTCACGGTAGCGGCCATACTGGCGTGGAAGCAGGCACAGGCAGCTTAG
- the accD gene encoding acetyl-CoA carboxylase, carboxyltransferase subunit beta gives MSWLDKIVPSMGRIQRKDRRASVPDGLWRKCPKCEAVLYLPELEKHHNVCPKCDHHLRLTARKRLDWFLDKEGREEISADLEPVDRLKFRDSKKYKDRLGAAQKETGEKDALVAMRGTLDGLPVVVVAFEFTFMGGSMGAVVGEKFVRAATLALEQRIPFVCFSASGGARMQEALFSLMQMAKTSAALERLRVAGVPYISVLTDPVFGGVSASLAMLGDLNVAEPNALIGFAGPRVIEQTVREKLPEGFQRSEFLLEHGTVDMIVTRSEMRARLGAVLRKLTHQPPQGLELPGPLEPDLVDEAERAAAEEGEVIDAFEPEAPEEASPSASSADADRSDAPR, from the coding sequence ATGAGCTGGCTCGACAAGATTGTTCCCTCGATGGGGCGGATTCAGCGCAAGGACCGGCGGGCCAGCGTGCCCGACGGCCTGTGGCGCAAGTGCCCGAAATGCGAGGCGGTACTCTATCTTCCCGAACTGGAAAAGCATCACAACGTCTGCCCCAAGTGCGACCACCACCTGCGGCTGACGGCGCGCAAGCGGCTCGACTGGTTCCTCGACAAGGAGGGGCGGGAGGAGATTTCGGCCGACCTGGAGCCGGTGGACCGCCTCAAGTTCCGCGACTCCAAGAAATACAAGGACCGCCTCGGTGCGGCGCAGAAGGAGACCGGCGAGAAGGACGCGCTGGTCGCCATGCGTGGCACCCTGGACGGCCTGCCGGTGGTCGTGGTGGCCTTCGAGTTCACCTTCATGGGCGGTTCCATGGGGGCCGTGGTGGGCGAGAAGTTCGTGCGTGCCGCGACCCTGGCGCTCGAGCAGCGCATTCCCTTCGTCTGCTTCTCCGCTTCGGGCGGGGCGCGCATGCAGGAAGCGCTGTTCTCGCTGATGCAGATGGCCAAGACCTCGGCGGCGCTGGAACGCCTGCGCGTGGCCGGCGTGCCCTACATCTCGGTGCTGACCGACCCGGTGTTCGGCGGCGTCTCGGCATCATTGGCCATGCTCGGCGATCTCAACGTGGCCGAGCCCAACGCGCTGATCGGCTTCGCCGGGCCGCGGGTGATCGAGCAGACCGTGCGCGAGAAATTGCCGGAGGGCTTCCAGCGCAGCGAGTTCCTGCTCGAGCATGGCACGGTGGACATGATCGTCACCCGCAGCGAGATGCGTGCCCGTCTCGGTGCCGTGCTGCGCAAGCTCACCCACCAGCCTCCGCAGGGCCTGGAGCTTCCCGGGCCCCTGGAACCGGACCTGGTCGACGAGGCCGAGCGTGCGGCGGCGGAGGAGGGCGAGGTCATTGACGCCTTCGAACCCGAGGCACCGGAAGAGGCTTCGCCATCGGCGTCCTCCGCGGATGCCGATCGCTCCGATGCGCCGCGCTGA
- the trpA gene encoding tryptophan synthase subunit alpha, producing MNRIDRRFAELKAQGRRALIPYITAGDPAPQHTVGFMHAMVEAGADVLELGVPFSDPMADGPVIQKACERALEHGVRLTHLFEMVREFRQRDEQTPIVLMGYLNPVERIGLEAFAEQAAAAGIDGVLTVDMPPEEADEFGPLLKQHGLASIFLVAPTTSRERAATICAHGEGYLYYVALKGVTGAATLNAEDVAEHLAPLRELTELPLCVGFGIRDGASAAEVGKVADGVIVGSALVSRIADNAERPEAIAGELQAVLGEMRRALDALPAR from the coding sequence ATGAATCGAATCGACAGACGCTTTGCCGAGCTCAAGGCCCAGGGGCGCCGCGCGCTGATCCCCTACATCACCGCCGGCGACCCCGCGCCGCAGCATACCGTTGGGTTCATGCATGCCATGGTGGAGGCGGGCGCCGACGTGCTCGAGCTGGGAGTGCCGTTCTCCGACCCCATGGCCGATGGGCCAGTGATTCAGAAGGCCTGTGAGCGTGCCCTCGAGCACGGCGTACGGCTCACCCATCTGTTCGAGATGGTGCGCGAATTCCGCCAGCGTGACGAGCAGACCCCGATCGTGCTGATGGGCTATCTCAACCCCGTCGAGCGCATCGGTCTCGAAGCCTTCGCCGAGCAGGCCGCGGCCGCCGGCATCGACGGCGTGCTGACCGTGGACATGCCCCCCGAAGAGGCCGACGAGTTCGGCCCGCTGCTCAAGCAGCACGGCCTGGCCTCTATCTTTCTCGTTGCCCCTACCACTTCGCGGGAGCGGGCCGCTACAATATGCGCCCATGGCGAGGGCTACCTCTACTATGTCGCGCTCAAGGGCGTGACCGGGGCGGCCACGCTCAATGCCGAGGACGTGGCCGAGCACCTGGCGCCACTGCGTGAACTGACCGAGCTGCCGCTGTGCGTCGGCTTCGGCATCCGCGACGGCGCCTCGGCCGCCGAGGTCGGCAAGGTCGCCGATGGCGTCATCGTCGGCAGCGCCCTGGTCAGTCGCATTGCCGACAACGCCGAGCGGCCCGAAGCGATTGCCGGCGAGCTCCAGGCGGTACTCGGGGAGATGCGCCGCGCCCTGGATGCGCTGCCCGCTCGCTGA